A genomic segment from Ciconia boyciana chromosome 5, ASM3463844v1, whole genome shotgun sequence encodes:
- the SRP72 gene encoding signal recognition particle subunit SRP72 → MAAAAGGAGAAAALWSEVNRCGQNGDFARALKSVNKILQISKDDVTALQCKVVCLIQNGNFKEALGVINTHTKVLTSDIIAFEKAYCEYRLNRIENALKTIQSASQQTDKLKELYGQVLYRLERYDDCLAAYRDLIRNSQDEYEEERKTNLSAVVAAQSTWEKVMPEDLGLREATYELCYNSACALIGQGKLNEAMKKLQKAEELCRQSLSEDSDVTEEDVEAELAIIHGQMAYIMQLQGRTEDALQLYNQIIKLKPTDVGLLAVIANNIITINKDQNVFDSKKKVKLTNAEGVEHKLSKKQLQAIEFNKALLAMYTNQADQCRKLSASLQSQSPEHLLPVLIQAAQLCREKQHAKAVGLLQDFADQHPANAAEIKLTMAQLKIAQGSVTKACMILRSIEELQHKPGMVSALVTMYSHEEDIDSAIEVFTQAIQWYQQFQPKSPVHLSLIREAANFKLKHGRKKEAISDLEELWKQNPKDVHTLAQLISAYSLVDPEKAKVLSKHLPSSDTMSLKVDVDALENSHGATYVRKKAGKLTGDNQQKEQGQGDVKKKKKKKKGKLPKNYDPKVTPDPERWLPMRERSYYRGRKKGKKKDQVGKGTQGSTTAGSSELDASRTASSPPTSPRPGSAAAVSATSNVIPPRHQKPAGAPATKKKQQQKKKKGAKGGW, encoded by the exons atggcggcggcggcgggcggcgcgggggccgcggcggcgctGTGGAGCGAGGTGAACCGCTGCGGCCAGAACGGCGACTTCGCCCGCGCGCTCAAGTCCGTTAACAAGA TACTGCAGATCAGCAAAGACGATGTGACTGCACTTCAGTGTAAAGTAGTGTGTCTTATCCAGAACGGGAACTTCAAGGAAGCCCTCGGCGTAATCAACACCCACACTAAAGTGTTAaccag TGACATTATTGCCTTTGAGAAGGCCTACTGTGAATACAGGTTGAATCGTATTGAAAATGCTCTCAAGACCATTCAGAGTGCCAGTCAGCAGACAGACAAACTGAAGGAGCTTTATGGACAAGTG TTGTACAGGCTGGAGCGTTACGATGATTGTCTGGCTGCATACAGGGATCTCATCCGCAACTCCCAGGATGAGtatgaggaagagagaaaaaccaaCCTCTCGGCTGTTGTGGCAGCCCAAAGCACATGGGAGAAGGTGATGCCA GAGGATTTGGGCCTTCGAGAAGCTACCTACGAGCTGTGTTATAACAGTGCATGTGCATTGATTGGGCAAGGAAAGTTGaatgaagcaatgaaaaaactacagaaagcagaag agcTGTGCCGCCAGTCGCTATCAGAAGACTCT GATGTGACAGAGGAAGACGTTGAGGCTGAACTGGCCATTATTCATGGTCAGATGGCTTATATCATGCAACTGCAGGGTCGTACAGAGGATGCTCTACAGCTCTACAATCAAATAATCAAGTTGAA GCCAACAGATGTAGGACTGCTTGCTGTCATTGCAAATAACATCATCACAATTAACAAG GACCAAAATGTCTTTGACtcaaagaaaaaggtgaagCTGACCAATGCAGAAGGTGTTGAGCATAAACTCTCCAAGAAACAGCTCCAGGCGATTGAATTCAACAAAGCTTTGCTGGCAATGTACACTAACCAG GCAGATCAGTGCCGCAAGCTGTCGGCAAGCCTGCAGTCGCAGAGCCCTGAGCATCTGCTCCCTGTGCTTATCCAGGCAGCCCAACTGTGTCGTGAGAAGCAGCATGCAAAGGCCGTAGGGCTTCTGCAG GACTTTGCAGACCAGCACCCTGCCAATGCAGCTGAGATCAAGCTGACGATGGCCCAGCTAAAAATTGCTCAAG GCAGTGTCACCAAAGCCTGCATGATCCTGAGGAGCATAGAAGAACTGCAGCACAAGCCTGGTATG GTGTCTGCATTGGTGACAATGTACAGTCATGAAGAGGACATTGACAGTGCAATCGAGGTCTTCACACAGGCTATCCAGTGGTATCAGCAATTCCAG CCAAAGTCTCCTGTCCATTTGTCGCTGATAAGGGAAGCTGCCAACTTCAAACTAAAGCATGGCAGGAAGAAGGAAGCAATCAGCGACTTGGAGGAGCTCTGGAA GCAAAACCCAAAAGATGTGCATACTCTGGCACAGCTCATCTCTGCCTACTCCCTGGTGGACCCTGAAAAAGCTAAAGT TCTTAGCAAACACTTGCCTTCCTCGGACACCATGTCACTGAAAGTAGATGTTGATGCGCTGGAGAACTCCCATGGAGCAACCTATGTTCGGAAGAAAGCTGGGAAGCTCACTGGAGACAACCAGCAGAAGGAGCAAGG ACAAGGCGAtgtgaagaagaagaagaaaaaaaagaagg GAAAGCTGCCGAAGAACTATGACCCCAAGGTGACTCCCGACCCTGAGCGGTGGCTTCCAATGCGAGAGCGTTCCTACTATCGTGGACgaaagaagggcaagaagaaggATCAGGTTGGCAAGGGGACTCAGGGTTCAACCACAGCTGGCTCCTCTGAACT GGACGCCAGTAGGACTGCCAGCAGCCCACCTACCTCCCCTCGGCCCGGCAGCGCTGCAGCTGTATCGGCCACAAGTAACGTCATCCCCCCCAGGCACCAAAAACCCGCTGGTGCCCCGGCCACcaagaagaaacagcagcagaagaagaagaaaggggctAAAGGAGGGTGGTAA
- the LEPROTL1 gene encoding leptin receptor overlapping transcript-like 1: MAGIKALISLSFGGAVGLMFLMLGCALPQYNQYWPLFVLFFYILSPIPYCIARRLVDDTDATSNACKELAIFLTTGIVVSAFGLPIVFARAELIYWGACALVLTGNTVIFATILGFFLVFGSNDDFSWQQW; encoded by the exons ATGGCCGGCATCAAAG CCTTGATTAGCCTGTCCTTTGGGGGAGCAGTCGGACTGATGTTCTTGATGCTTGGATGTGCCCTTCCCCAATACAA ccaGTACTGGCCactgtttgttctgtttttttacaTCCTTTCTCCTATCCCGTACTGCATAGCAAGAAGATTGGTAGATGACACAGACGCTACAAGTAATGCCTGCAAGGAGCTAGCAATATTTCTTACAACAGGCATTGTTGTCTCAGCATTTGGGCTACCGATAGTGTTTGCGAGAGCAGAACTG ATTTACTGGGGTGCATGTGCACTTGTTCTGACGGGGAATACAGTCATCTTCGCCACGATCCTAGGATTTTTCTTGGTCTTTGGCAGCAACGACGACTTCAGCTGGCAGCAGTGGTGA